The stretch of DNA CCATTATTTTGGTAAGCAAAGGCCCATCGATGGGCCACGACTGGGTTTAACTTCCCTCTACATTTTCTGCTGCTAATATGGTATCTGGTGTGTGGTGGGCACTAAGCCAAGCTCTATCGGGTGGATGAATGGAAGgatgaaaaaacagaaagcactttcttagttcccattgtggctcagtggtttacaaacccagctagtttccatgaggacacaggttcgatccctggccttgctcagttggttaagaatccagcattgccgtaagctgtggtgtaggttgtggttgcgactcggatcccatgttactgtagctgtggcacaggccagcggctgtagctctgatttgacccctagcctgggaactttttttgggtcttttgtctttttagggctccacctgcagcatatggaggttcccaggctagggggtcaaatcagagctgtagccaccggcctatgccagagccatagcaatgcaggatccaagccacatctgtgacctacaccacagctcactgcaacgctggatccttaacccattgggagaggccagggatggaaccctcaacgtcatagtttctagtcagattcgtttctgctgcaccactatagGAACTCtgtgaactccttttttttcagcctgggaactttcatatgctgagggtatggccctgaaaagtgaaagacagacagacagacagaaaaaaggaaggaaggaggaaagaaagaaaaaggaagaaagaaagaaaaaaaactttctttttttcttgaaaggaTGGATACTATGAAGGGTGAGAGGGAAAAATGGCCATTGTGGCTAGTGCTTTGCCCAGGAGTTACGGTCCATGTGGAGCCAGGGCATCACCATTCTCTACCAATGTTGGCTCACGAGTTCAGGGTGAGAGGCTTGGAAATGGGCAAAACGGGGTGCTGGCTAGTGGGTGCAAGGACATCTTCTTTGGAAGAGCCCACCAGACTATGGGGGAAGCGTCTCTTTGGGGCACAAGGGACagaccccctccctgcctccctcctcatcCCCCTTGTCTTGCCCTCACTGCAGCCGCCACGgatgcctcccctgccccctgtgcCTCTTCTGCAGGCTGGGATGTGCCCTGGATCCTGATGCTCCTGCTCACAGTGGGCCAGGGGCTCACCATCCTGGTCCTCAGCATCATGCTCTGGAGGTGGAGGGTCCAGGGGGCTCGGCGCAGAGGTGAGTCCCTCCCTCCCAGAGTACGTGGGTGCAAGGCAGAGGGGGGAGCTTGCCTCTATACCCTGTcctcggggggcaggggggtacACTGCTCTGAGTTATCTGGTGACTTCTCTGCCCCACCCCATGAGGCTTCTTCTCCCCAGATGCTTCAATTCCTCAGTTCAAACCAGAGATCCAGGTCTACGAGAACATCCATTTGGCCCATCTCAGGTGAGGAGCAGCTAGAGGGCAGAGGCTTAAATcacaggggaggagttcccgttgtggctcagtggttaacgaatccaactaggaaccatgaggttgcgggtttgatccctgaccttgctcagtgggttaaggattctgcgttgccgtgagctgtggtgtaggttgcagacgcgactcggatcccgcattgctgtgactctggtgtaggccagtggctacagctccgattcaacccccagcctgggaacctccatatgccatgggggcggcccaagaaatggcaaaaagacaaataaataaataaataaatcacagggGAGACTGGGGTTGCGGTGGAGGTGGGATGCTTGTcgctgaggaggaggagaggggaaataTCCTGAATCTGTTGTTCTGCTTTGCAAACCCCACAGCCCACCTGCCCCTAAGACCAGGTGATCTCGATGATACCTGCTGGGAAGTGTGACCTGCTGTCTCCCTGGCCATCTGGCACCTGAAGGAGTCACTGAAAAACCTTGGCAATGGGGGAGGGGCTCGGTCCCACTGGCTTCCATCAGCCAagctctggtgtgtgtgtgtgtgtgtgtgtgtgtgtgtgtgtgtgtgtgtgttttaaaggcCCAAGGGCTGAAGGACAGGAGAAGCATTATTTGGTGATGTCACCTATGAAAAGGTGTGATTTCCTGTCTCACAGCAGTGAGTGGAGGGATGGCCTGAACCTGCAGGACCATGGGGTtgagggggtggggatgaggcagaaaagagacagaaggaTCCAGAGACTTGAGGAGTGGCCAGTTATGGGGGGAACCAAAGGACAAATGGGGGAAGCTGAAGAAGAGAAGGACAAGGACAAATGGACAAATGGGGGAAGAGGCCccgggtgggagggggaggatggagggccAGGGAGACTAGAAGGCAGACTCGACATGCCTCTAAACTAAGCCAGATCCCTGCCTTTCTCATCCTCACAAGGAAGAGAAGACACTGACAAGAATAAGCACCTTTGATTAGGCCCCAAGCTTCCTCAGATGCagggggaagttcctgggtcaggatgAGGGCACCTGTtccggcccccagccccaggcccccctCCTTATCCTAGGCACTCCATTGTGGCATCCAGAGCAGGGAGCCCCTTATCACCCCAACATCCTGAGAGCCCCACCAGTCACACGCTCGCTATCCCCCTGGGCAGAGGGAGTGTCCACAGCAGTGGGCGGGTGGATTCCCTGGTGGGGCGTGTAATTGAGCCCTGAGTGCTGGACTGTCCGTGAACCCTGGACAAGTCTGGGCTGGTGAAGCAGGGGACAAGTCCATGCTCCCAGCTCTGGTCTCAGGCAGAAATAAGCTGGCCTCCAGCCACACCCTCATCACTGCACCAGAGGCCCTTTTGTGTATCTACTCAAGCTTGGGCTTCACTGGGGCAAAGCTTTCTTGGAAGTCACACCTTAAGCCCTCATGCTGCAGTGGCTTAAGCTAAGCTATTGTCAAGAAAGAGGACGCCAACGACAGAAGGAGGACAAAGCGAAAGTTGTGGTTCAGGTGCCAACACCCAGCCCAACACACCAAGCAGCTAGTTtcctttgagagagaaagagggcgCACACGTacgtgtgtgtgcgcacacacacacacagagtggtgTTACCAAACTCCCAGATCGcacttttattacatttatttgtcATAGTTCCCCAAGCCCTCCTTCCTGACCTACCAAATTAATCTTTCCTAGCAGGACTCTCTTCCTCACCCCTTCAatccccttgcctgggacccACAGCTCCATCAAATACAGGCCTTGCCAGAGAGCTGGGGCTGAGAGAATGCCTCAGCAACAGGCATCTAGAAAAGACAAGAGATTTAGAACAGGTGTTCTTTATGAGGCGGGGCTCTGGGCAGGTACCTCTGGGCAGGTAGGGGCTGGAGCCATGCCACCAGGAGGCAGGTCTTGGGAGGGGTCTGGGAAGGTGGTGGGCCAAGGGTTTGGAGGTCTCTGCACAAAATCAGGTTCTTGGGCAGATCTCAAGAGTGTCTGTGCCACAGTGATAGCGGAAGACTCTTGGGTTGAAGGCTGCTGGTCCACATGAGGCTAGTGGAGGAGGTGGCCTCCCCAGGTGAAGCTGGCTGAGAGGAGAAGCAGGGTGATGAGAAGGGCGTCGGGGGGCCGCTGCGGCGTGATGGCTGAGTTGCACAGGTCCTGCTCACAGCAGTGGTGCCGCAGAGCGTAGGAGCGTAACCAGTAGGTGACATAGCCCTGCAGAGGGCACTGGGCCCTTGGGAGGCAGCCTTTCCGCTCGATGACCTCACTCTGTTCTGTGGGACGAAGGGCAAATGCTgaggcaggggcaggaaggaggcgaGGGTCGTGAGGCTACAGGAAAAGCAGAATGGATGGCAGCAGGGGAGACCTAGGGAAGGTCCATTAGACCAGAGTCTTACCTGAGGTGCCAACACTGATGCCACAAACTTCATCATCCTGACATTCAGTGGGAACAGGATAGCAGGGTTTGGCAAAGCTGCAGGTGTAACAGCGGAGCCGTCTCGGGGCGGGGGAGGTGGTGAGACCTGTGGAGTCGGTGGAGATCAGGCAGGAAGGAGAGGCTGAGCCCGGATGCGGGAATGGGATACATGGACAGAGGTGGTACCCAAAGTGGGGGAAGGAAAGCTGTGAAATGGAGGGAAAAGCAGGCAGAAGTAGCaaaagaggcacagagaagggaagggagataatacagaaaaataaaaagatacagaggCAAGAGAGATCCAGGGAGTGTGTGAGCAACACACAGACATGAATGGAAGCCAAGAGGAGCAGAGATGAACACAGAGAATGACACAAAAAGCCAGATCGGGCGGGGAGGGAGGTGGAGTGAAGAAATGAAGCAGGTGGTGCCGAGTCAGATGAGAAAAAAGACATGTACATTGTCCAAGGGGCCCAGCAAAGGAGCAAGAGGTGACATAAGGGTCAGGGGAGACAGAGGCAAATCAAAGAAGCCACAGGGAGGAATTATTCTCAAACACCTTTGAAAGGAAACTTTTCTTGTTCCACCTCATCAGGCTGGCCTGAGACCATTCCCAGTGGCTCATCTTTCTAAAGCCTCAGCAAATCtctccttggcctttctcagcaTCCTCTCCCCTGCCCACCACTCCCCACCCAGCCCTTAGGCTTTTCCACaaacccctgcccccactcccaccatcccaccctgcccccagcccccaaggATTCCCCAGCCCACCCTTACCCAGTGCCCCACCCAGGAACAGAAGGCAGAGGAAGATGCTGGAGGTGCCCATGGCAGCTGGACTCAGGGGCTCAGGCGTCTGAGAGAATGATCTGCACCCTGAGATCAGAGAGTTGGAGCATCTGAGTGAGACTGGGAGGGACCAGTAAACAAACACACCTAGGGAGTGAATCTGAGGGGGGCGGAACCGGGACCAGATTCGGCAGCCCGACAGCGCAGGAggggcccccagccccacagctCTCACACCCTCCCTGCTCTCCACTAGACTCTGCTCTTGCCCTGAGGGTCTTCTCCGTTCCCTCAGTGTGTGTTACtcctagctgcgtctgccacTCCGGAGTGGTGGTGTCTGTCAGCGTCTGTCACTTTCCCTCctactcctctccctccctccccgggtCTCAAGCTGTTCTCTGCTCGCTCTAGtctgcttgtttttgtttctctgccttttcccctTCTGTGCCTCTCAAGGTCACTCTCCCAAACAGCCTGGCCTAGATCTGTTTGCGCGTGGTGTTTTGAGTGTAGGATCAACAACCCACCCGCGTGCACACAAagcccagctgcagctgcatcagaGACGACCCCACCCAGCTTCCCATCCCTTTGATCCCCCCAAGCTTCAACATCCCTACTCCATAATTATCTCTCCCAGCTTTACTACATTGGAGGAAAGAATTAATCATGGTTGGGGCCGGAGGGACTGTTGAGTTTC from Sus scrofa isolate TJ Tabasco breed Duroc chromosome 7, Sscrofa11.1, whole genome shotgun sequence encodes:
- the LOC110261493 gene encoding sperm acrosome membrane-associated protein 4-like — protein: MGTSSIFLCLLFLGGALGLTTSPAPRRLRCYTCSFAKPCYPVPTECQDDEVCGISVGTSEQSEVIERKGCLPRAQCPLQGYVTYWLRSYALRHHCCEQDLCNSAITPQRPPDALLITLLLLSASFTWGGHLLH